A segment of the Diachasmimorpha longicaudata isolate KC_UGA_2023 chromosome 5, iyDiaLong2, whole genome shotgun sequence genome:
TCTCctatgttaattaattaaaatttaagaaaggaaaataagtTCTGAATTGTGTCACCATTACGAAGAAATTTCCTGGACAAACCTACAAATTTGACAGGAAGTTCTGATTGATTCCTTTTAggacaaatgaaaattcactctCTTTGGAATGAATTTTCCGCGAGGCGATGATGCCCTGGATACAGACCAGGATGATTTCGACGTCATAATTATCGGTGGAGGCTTGACAGGGCTATCTGCCGCCTATCACCTCGCGAGAAAACGTGCTAATTTATCGGTAATGATTATTGAAGCTACAGGTACGTCATAAAGTTTAGGGCAACAATATAGTAACTAATCCATACTAATTATCTATTTAgtttaacaaatttttcaaagagtCTTTCACGTCGACGCCTCATCTTTTAGATTCCTTAGGTGGAAGACTAAAATCAGGAGAGCATTTCCATCTTTTTGTCCATACATTTCAGAACAATATGACGCAATTACTGCGAGAAATGAAGATTGAAACTGAAGCCGGGGAACAATGCGATGATAAAAACCGGGTCTTTTGTGATGAGAACGGTCCGGTCCGTTCACTACCTTCTTTTCTTGCTGCACAAGTGTATTATTGCATGAAATCGGTGAGATCTTGTCTGCTCGCGGTATTAGAAGAAGTTTATTTAAAAGAACCAGGATTTCCCGAAATTTTAACATTCGTTTAATGATAACAGAAATGAGTTAATCCTGCTATCCTAACAGCTGAACGAGAGTAGTTTAGATGAACGGTTAGAATCCTCGGAAAATAATGAGGAATTCAGGATCCTTGCAGAATTGAGTGCCGTTGATTTAATTAACCGGATGGTCGTCTCCCCAAAAGCCAAATCCATATGCGCAAGTTTAATTTCATTGACTTGTGGTGAGAACTTCCCTCTCATAGTCGAGACATTCTCTTCCATCGTTTCTGATTTTAtgaaatgtaattatttttcaggcTTCACGGAATTGAATAATATATCAGCCTTATGGCTGCTAACAGTGTTCCACAGAGCTGGTGGTTTTTTTCAACGGTTAAAGTTCTTCTTGAATAGCAATTCGCGTTATTTCATTAAAGTAAATGAACGccacagtatttttttttaatagaaggactcgataattttccatttaagtattttattttgCTTCTTGGATTTATTTTTGCATTTGTTATGGACCTCTGCAGGGAGGGAATTCTATATTACTTCAACGATTAACCAAAAGAATTCTCGATGAAAACGTCACCATAAACTGTTTAGAGACAGCGAATAAAATTACGTTCGACGAATATCGAAAGTTTGTGTCGACAAATGCTCAAACATATAAGTATGTTGAAATTCCCTTGAAATTTTTGTCTGAATGTAAATTATTGTGCTCTTGACATTCTTGTTGAACTAAAATGACCAGATGCAGCTACGTAATTGTAGCAATATCACCCCCACGGAGTGGCCAACTCACCCTGGAGTCATTCCCAGAGAACTACGAAAAATCCCAAAGCTGTTACGTTTCAACGCGACTAATTCGCTTCGAATCCAACTACAGAAATAACTTCTGGCATCCGGATCACTCGGGAACGATCGTCCCCTTACTCTCCAATGGCCCATCACAATTGAAACTAATTCAAGACACGACTCACCCCCCtgggaatgaaataaaaacccTGTCCGGGTATTTCTGGGCATCCGATGCTGATAACGAACTCTCGCGATCTCTCCAGCTCTCAAGAACGCTGAGGCAATGCTTCAATCACATCGCAGAGCATTCCCatgtgaatttttacgaggagGTGGAGACGAAAGGTTTAATGAGTGTTCTTACCCCTTCGAGCATTCAGAATCATGTGAACCTCCTGAGGACGCCGTGCAGGAggtaattttcgatttttccgagatgcgttttaattttcttctatAATTTTGGACGAGGGGTGCCAGCCTTAAGTCAGGGTTTTCTTCGCAGCGAGTGAATACTCTGGACGTTGGCCGGGTACAGCTGATGGAGCTGTCGAGGCTGGAGAACATGCCGCATGTTTGGTTCTCAACGATGTGCGACCACAGACCCTGACAAGATCTCAAATAGTGAAGTTCATGTAAGTTGGGAACTCTTTGGTTTATCGAATGCTAGTCGTCTACATTTGCTGACGGTTTGACTCCACTTTGGAATGGAGACCTTAATAACTGTCTAATGTCAGAACTGTTGTGAACGCAATACCAGAACAATGTTTCACTGTTTCCCTGCAGACCAGCGAAACCAAGAACAAGAGAATCCAGCTTTGAAGTATGGATGACTACAACAGTCCTCTTGTTCGCCAACTTTATGATATTCTGGCCTTTTTGTCGAAAGGCGTACGGATTTTAAACTTAGAGAACAACTCACCAATGGATCTCAAAATGGATGAAACGattgaaaacaatttatacctgacattttccatttttaattgaattacaaaTGCACATTAATGAAACTTGACATATCTCACAGACTGGTAATGACTGAACATGAAAATGAAACTAACTACTTACGATAAAAATGATGGCAGAGTAATTTACATCCTCTCAGTCATATAAAACGTTACGATGGCGACGATGATGCAGACTACAGCGAAGTAAACCCCTCGCATAATATACCTGTAATTGTTACTCCTCGAGGATTCCACACTCTCAGCCCTGTCCTTTCCCTTTCTCCGTGGCTTGAACTTCCTCTCAAACTTCTCCACTTCCATCTGATTCTTCAGTTCCTCCTCTTTTTTCTTCCTGGCGAGTTCCACCGCCTGCGCCCGCTCCTTCTGCTGCTTCAATTCCTTGCACTGATGATCACACTCTATCTTGACATTTCCTCGCTGGACTTCAGTGCAGAGAGCTGTTTTCTTTATTCTTTGGCATTTGCAGGTTATTTTAATTCGTTTGCTGCATACGTCTGAGGAACGACAGCTGCCAGGGTGGCAGTTGTCGATGCATCTATGTCCACATGAGTACTAGAATTAACCAAGTTGGAGATTAGAATTGATCATTGGAATTTTGAGAGGTctatttcctgattttttttgagcTGACTGATGAGCTTAACAACAGATTGATTCAATTACTTTATGAATTAGATTTTGCAATGACAATGATTATGAACAATTTATGAAAGAGGAATATTGAATTTACCAAAAAAGTGGGCCTCAACCTCATGAACTTACATTTCGTGGACACTGATTTCCACACTTGAGCATCTCGTCCCTATCCCTCCCCTTCTTCCCAGTGACCTCAACACACCTCTTGTACAAACTATTGAGTCCGCAGTGGCAAGGGATCTTAACAGGTTGTTTGCAAGGAGGACAGGGTGCAGGATGGCACCTCTCAGGGCACAGATGGCTACAACCCTCGGGTCTCTCTAGTCTGCATGGCTCCTCGCACTCCATGCAGTCATCTCCATTGTCTCCGCCTTCGCTCTTTACCCTATGGCACACCGTCTCACACGTGTGATTGCCACAAGGTAAAGCCCTCCCGCACTCTCGTCCACACGATCCAGGAATGGCGATGTGACACGGCCAGGGCCTTGTTTCGTGTCCTCCTAGACATGTCACCATGACAGACACCTCGCAGGGTGGACAAGGAAGAGTCTGCAACTCCATCCTGTCCCTGGAGATCTCCCAGGGCCCAACCGGTTGTGCTACCCCATTCACCCTGACCTTGACCCACACCTTCGTGTGACAGACAGCCACACAATCATGGCCACATCTCTTGTAGACCTGGTTGCAGATCTTCTTGCAAGGAGGACAACTCCCCTGATGACACTTGTGTGACTCCTGCTTGGGATGATGGCAAATCGGCGGGATTTTGCACAATTTGTTGCAGTGAGGGGGTTTAATCTTCTTCTTGGTGCCACAGGGCACTTCAATCTTACTGTTACCACATCTACACTGAATAGTTATGGTTCTGGGGCAGGGGTAGCAGGGGCCAGAGTGGCATGGAGCTGTGCACCTGTGCTTTCTGCAGTTCAGGGAACTTTCACAGGTTTTCTCACAGGGATTAACACCAGTTTTGGTGCAGTCACAGCACTTCTTGTTGCAGGGATGCTTACCACATGCCCTCATATTTGTACACTTCTTGTTGCAATGGAACTCCTTCGTGCAGGATACCTCCTTCGTATATGATCCACATTTGCAGGTCTTCTTTACCACCTCCAGGCACTGGCCACAGTCACCCAAGTGACACCTCATGTTGCACAAGTGGGTTCCACAATCCAGGAGCTTACCACAGGTGTCACCACACGTGGGGAGGGTCTTCTGCTTGCAGGAGACGTTGTAGCGCTTCTTTCCGCAGGGACAGGTCCTGTTTTTGGCAACAGGACAGTCGCCGCAGTCCCCTAGGGCGTGACAGAAACCCTCGCAGGTGTGGATCTTGCAGTTCAGCTGTGTTGTACATTTCCTGGTACATCTCCAGGTCGTGTCGGAGCATTCTAGGGACTTTGTCGAGGTACCACAGTGACAGGGGGCGGGAACGATCTCTGGACAGGGTGGACAAGGACCAGTGTGACACTCGATTCTGCAGAGGTGGTGACAGGGGAGGACTTTGCTGCAGGTGGTCCTGCAGCTCCAAAGCTTTGTGTTGCAACGACGGGGCTGGGGGGGTTGTTTGCCACAGTGACACGTTGTTGTCACCATTTTTGGACACGGAGGACATGGCCCTGGGTGACAGAGGAGCATGCATGTATGACCGCATGGGGGGGATAGGGGCTTTGAACATTTCTCCTCGCAAGAGTGAGGAATTATCCAGGGCTGGGGAGGTGGATCTTTGGTTTTTAGACAGAAGCAGAAGTAGGAGGTGGGGATCGAGGACTCCGGGTATTCTGTGCGACATTTGGGGCATGCCCACACAGGGGCTTTGATGCCCTTCGAGAGCTTCGAGGCCAGAGAGTCCCGGATCCAGTGCTGGATGCACGTCAGGTGGAGAAAAGAGTAGCAAGTGGAGCAACTCCATATCTGGATAGGCAAGGAGggaggtaatttttattttaaaaaataatggacaaTTTTTCGACGACCTGGCTGCCAGATacgttgaattaattttcaaagctttcattaataattcaagATACTCACTGGGTCGTTCTTCTTCACCGAAGATATACAAATGAGGCAAACAGCACCTCCGGACTGAAACAAATCTGTCAGATACGAAAGGGTTTTCTCTGTATCTCCTCCTTCAAACTCATATGAAGACAATGTTTTGGATACAGCTTGCTGAAGAGACTCATGAGAGGTCTCGTTTTCCTCATCACTGGAGGACTCCAGAACTTTACCGTTCAGGTGTCGTTCAATGGACGCTTGATTTTGGGCCTGCGCCCGCTTGAACTTCCTCATTATGCCCCAAAAATCTTGACTTTCCCTGAACTTCacacaaaaattgatttcaaaaCATTGGCTGCAGGTTTTACCCTGAGTATTTGTCAACTTCTGAATGAAACACTAATGCCAGAACATTAATGCCCCCGAGGCAACCAATAATATTCATGTACGTGGACGCTGATAAGGTTCTGAGTCTACCGACACTTCTTTTCAATTGTCTGTTATGTCTTTTGACTTCTCTCGTCTTATTTTGGGCTTTGTGTACTTCGCgacaaatatttttggttAGAGCATTTTTATCGACTGAGGTGTTGTTGATACTGACGCGGGGGAGAGGTTAGAGCGTCTAAATCGTCAGTATTGTTTGATTTGAAAGAATTATACGAatcaacaaacaaaaaaatgagagaaaaatagaaaaacccGTCTTGATTATTGTAAGtatcataaaattattgagagaTGGTTGTTGCATTGATTTTTTGGTGTAATATTCTCACGTCGTTCTATTATTACACATGAAATGAATACGTGAATGAAAGTAATTTGCTGTACTAAACTAAAAAGAtgaataagaatttttttttaattcttccgATTGACCATCATCTTCTAGATGTCAAgacagaaattaaaaaaacaatcgatcCTTAAAAATGACGCACAATGGAAATATTCGATGGCGAAAAAATCTCTACGAGAATCGCGATCTGCCGGATAATTACACTGACAGCACCTTCCTCGAGGAACtagaaaaaaacataaaaccGAACAATGTGACAACAATCGAAGCAATAACCCTGGGGTCCAGCATATCAATTCAACTGAGCATCGTCATCCTTTTCGTCATGGTTTTCATCTGGCTGAACAACGAGTGGACGACCCCcaatataattttcacaacCTCAGCTGGATTAACAGTGTTCGGGTACCTCTGCCACACCCTGAAGCTTCCAGATATGCCAGACAAGATCTCCAAGGATATCAGAACCGCCCTGATCTTTCTAGCATTCGGCTACATTCTGTCACCCGTCCTCAAGACATTGACTGAAACAGTCAGCACCGACACTATATACGCTATGACAATCTTCATGTTCCTGGTTCACTTGATATTCTCCAAGTACGGCTCACCTCAGGTATCTTTATCAGACTCTTTGTCGATAACCTCATCGATCTTCGGATCTCTGATGCTCGCCTCGAGGTTGGCCTCGCCCCTTCATGCGTTCTCATTATTGACTGTTGCTGTTCAATGCTTTGTACTGCTCCCCTTTTTGCTGTCGAAAGTTGAGAACAAGGTGGTGATATCCACTTTGCTCACAGGGGGTACTGTCTATCTCCTGGGAATCATCTCACCCACTTTAACATGTGTTTTCGTCGCAGTTACGATATTCGTGCATATTATTTGTCCACTCTGGTACATCCGGTGGCAGAAGTACAAGGACAATATTTATGGACCCTGGGATGAAGCTGTCATAAAATGAATGACGGGAGAGGGTGATAGGAGACCTTGGAGCCCAAATTgtttcgaaatattttcaccaaaaGAAAGAGGTCTACAAAGCTATTGtttctgaaataaaattgtgaacTGTCAATAAAATCGAACACAATGAATGGAtcactgaattatttatttatcaataaaaaatacctcaCACGATGGCAGTTATTACAATTATTAGAATTACAATCTCGTAGAAACCACTTTTACCTcatttgataataataaacTGCAGTAGTCTTTTTATCCTCCTAATAAGAGCCTCGATGAAGCTCCTCTCGATTATCGAATATTCATGTTGGGTGTCGAGTAATTGTGCTATGAAGCTGTCGCTGAAGACACTC
Coding sequences within it:
- the Shps gene encoding amine oxidase [flavin-containing] A isoform X1 translates to MNFPRGDDALDTDQDDFDVIIIGGGLTGLSAAYHLARKRANLSVMIIEATDSLGGRLKSGEHFHLFVHTFQNNMTQLLREMKIETEAGEQCDDKNRVFCDENGPVRSLPSFLAAQVYYCMKSLNESSLDERLESSENNEEFRILAELSAVDLINRMVVSPKAKSICASLISLTCGENFPLIVETFSSIVSDFMKCNYFSGFTELNNISALWLLTVFHRAGGFFQRLKFFLNSNSRYFIKGGNSILLQRLTKRILDENVTINCLETANKITFDEYRKFVSTNAQTYKCSYVIVAISPPRSGQLTLESFPENYEKSQSCYVSTRLIRFESNYRNNFWHPDHSGTIVPLLSNGPSQLKLIQDTTHPPGNEIKTLSGYFWASDADNELSRSLQLSRTLRQCFNHIAEHSHVNFYEEVETKGLMSVLTPSSIQNHVNLLRTPCRRVFFAASEYSGRWPGTADGAVEAGEHAACLVLNDVRPQTLTRSQIVKFIPAKPRTRESSFEVWMTTTVLLFANFMIFWPFCRKAYGF
- the Shps gene encoding amine oxidase [flavin-containing] A isoform X2, whose amino-acid sequence is MNFPRGDDALDTDQDDFDVIIIGGGLTGLSAAYHLARKRANLSVMIIEATDSLGGRLKSGEHFHLFVHTFQNNMTQLLREMKIETEAGEQCDDKNRVFCDENGPVRSLPSFLAAQVYYCMKSLNESSLDERLESSENNEEFRILAELSAVDLINRMVVSPKAKSICASLISLTCGFTELNNISALWLLTVFHRAGGFFQRLKFFLNSNSRYFIKGGNSILLQRLTKRILDENVTINCLETANKITFDEYRKFVSTNAQTYKCSYVIVAISPPRSGQLTLESFPENYEKSQSCYVSTRLIRFESNYRNNFWHPDHSGTIVPLLSNGPSQLKLIQDTTHPPGNEIKTLSGYFWASDADNELSRSLQLSRTLRQCFNHIAEHSHVNFYEEVETKGLMSVLTPSSIQNHVNLLRTPCRRVFFAASEYSGRWPGTADGAVEAGEHAACLVLNDVRPQTLTRSQIVKFIPAKPRTRESSFEVWMTTTVLLFANFMIFWPFCRKAYGF
- the Shps gene encoding amine oxidase [flavin-containing] A isoform X4; this encodes MNFPRGDDALDTDQDDFDVIIIGGGLTGLSAAYHLARKRANLSVMIIEATDSLGGRLKSGEHFHLFVHTFQNNMTQLLREMKIETEAGEQCDDKNRVFCDENGPVRSLPSFLAAQVYYCMKSLNESSLDERLESSENNEEFRILAELSAVDLINRMVVSPKAKSICASLISLTCGENFPLIVETFSSIVSDFMKCNYFSGFTELNNISALWLLTVFHRAGGFFQRLKFFLNSNSRYFIKGGNSILLQRLTKRILDENVTINCLETANKITFDEYRKFVSTNAQTYKCSYVIVAISPPRSGQLTLESFPENYEKSQSCYVSTRLIRFESNYRNNFWHPDHSGTIVPLLSNGPSQLKLIQDTTHPPGNEIKTLSGYFWASDADNELSRSLQLSRTLRQCFNHIAEHSHVNFYEEVETKGLMSVLTPSSIQNHVNLLRTPCRSE
- the Shps gene encoding amine oxidase [flavin-containing] A isoform X3 gives rise to the protein MTQLLREMKIETEAGEQCDDKNRVFCDENGPVRSLPSFLAAQVYYCMKSLNESSLDERLESSENNEEFRILAELSAVDLINRMVVSPKAKSICASLISLTCGENFPLIVETFSSIVSDFMKCNYFSGFTELNNISALWLLTVFHRAGGFFQRLKFFLNSNSRYFIKGGNSILLQRLTKRILDENVTINCLETANKITFDEYRKFVSTNAQTYKCSYVIVAISPPRSGQLTLESFPENYEKSQSCYVSTRLIRFESNYRNNFWHPDHSGTIVPLLSNGPSQLKLIQDTTHPPGNEIKTLSGYFWASDADNELSRSLQLSRTLRQCFNHIAEHSHVNFYEEVETKGLMSVLTPSSIQNHVNLLRTPCRRVFFAASEYSGRWPGTADGAVEAGEHAACLVLNDVRPQTLTRSQIVKFIPAKPRTRESSFEVWMTTTVLLFANFMIFWPFCRKAYGF
- the LOC135162792 gene encoding NF-X1-type zinc finger protein NFXL1-like, with the translated sequence MRKFKRAQAQNQASIERHLNGKVLESSSDEENETSHESLQQAVSKTLSSYEFEGGDTEKTLSYLTDLFQSGGAVCLICISSVKKNDPIWSCSTCYSFLHLTCIQHWIRDSLASKLSKGIKAPVWACPKCRTEYPESSIPTSYFCFCLKTKDPPPQPWIIPHSCEEKCSKPLSPPCGHTCMLLCHPGPCPPCPKMVTTTCHCGKQPPQPRRCNTKLWSCRTTCSKVLPCHHLCRIECHTGPCPPCPEIVPAPCHCGTSTKSLECSDTTWRCTRKCTTQLNCKIHTCEGFCHALGDCGDCPVAKNRTCPCGKKRYNVSCKQKTLPTCGDTCGKLLDCGTHLCNMRCHLGDCGQCLEVVKKTCKCGSYTKEVSCTKEFHCNKKCTNMRACGKHPCNKKCCDCTKTGVNPCEKTCESSLNCRKHRCTAPCHSGPCYPCPRTITIQCRCGNSKIEVPCGTKKKIKPPHCNKLCKIPPICHHPKQESHKCHQGSCPPCKKICNQVYKRCGHDCVAVCHTKVWVKVRVNGVAQPVGPWEISRDRMELQTLPCPPCEVSVMVTCLGGHETRPWPCHIAIPGSCGRECGRALPCGNHTCETVCHRVKSEGGDNGDDCMECEEPCRLERPEGCSHLCPERCHPAPCPPCKQPVKIPCHCGLNSLYKRCVEVTGKKGRDRDEMLKCGNQCPRNYSCGHRCIDNCHPGSCRSSDVCSKRIKITCKCQRIKKTALCTEVQRGNVKIECDHQCKELKQQKERAQAVELARKKKEEELKNQMEVEKFERKFKPRRKGKDRAESVESSRSNNYRYIMRGVYFAVVCIIVAIVTFYMTERM
- the LOC135162800 gene encoding phosphatidylinositol N-acetylglucosaminyltransferase subunit C → MTHNGNIRWRKNLYENRDLPDNYTDSTFLEELEKNIKPNNVTTIEAITLGSSISIQLSIVILFVMVFIWLNNEWTTPNIIFTTSAGLTVFGYLCHTLKLPDMPDKISKDIRTALIFLAFGYILSPVLKTLTETVSTDTIYAMTIFMFLVHLIFSKYGSPQVSLSDSLSITSSIFGSLMLASRLASPLHAFSLLTVAVQCFVLLPFLLSKVENKVVISTLLTGGTVYLLGIISPTLTCVFVAVTIFVHIICPLWYIRWQKYKDNIYGPWDEAVIK